A genomic stretch from Haemophilus parainfluenzae ATCC 33392 includes:
- the selB gene encoding selenocysteine-specific translation elongation factor has translation MIIVTSGHVDHGKTALLKALTGTNTAHLPEEKKRGMTIDLGYAYLPLKEKVLGFIDVPGHEKFLANMLAGLGGVHYAMLIVAADEGIAAQTKEHLAILRQLQFTEIMVVITKADRATDEQIEALKTQIQTAYPFLAESHYFITSAQTGLGIDSLRDYLANLPELAEIDKPFRYAIDRVFSVKGAGTVVTGTAFAGTVAIDDELFLSTGQKVRVKNIHAQNKPSEKGLAGQRLALNLNVDLDRIPMQRGDWLLASEPLEPTDRITIEITPEVNLKDSQPVHIYHAASRTTGKLTLLESKNAMKNDRTLAEVILEQPLFLAFGDKLILRSGDAKALIGGAKVLEIHSPKRYKRTEARLAFLAKLNQVQTATQRIGLTLQKEAISAQALMWSEQLTENQLAEALAENGDIRFQNWCFNRDYQREKTQQILTALATYHEQHNDQLGLSKARLYRIATLNQPENLIYHFIEEMLDEGQLQQTRGWLHLPSHKIQFSAEEQSLWQAVLAEFEKAHGQAIWVRDMATALAQDESVMRNFMYKAGKLGYLTPIVKDRFFLTESIYAYARLIKEIAGEEGKVAVNELRDKLNFGRKLTVQLMEYFDRTGFLRRKGNDHILRDKDTFDL, from the coding sequence ATGATCATAGTAACATCAGGGCACGTCGATCATGGTAAAACAGCCCTTTTAAAAGCACTGACAGGTACGAATACCGCCCATTTGCCGGAAGAAAAAAAACGTGGCATGACCATTGATTTAGGCTATGCCTATTTGCCTTTAAAAGAGAAAGTGCTTGGATTTATTGATGTACCTGGCCATGAAAAGTTTCTCGCCAACATGTTGGCCGGGCTTGGTGGTGTGCATTATGCCATGCTTATTGTTGCAGCCGATGAAGGGATTGCCGCACAAACTAAAGAACACTTAGCGATTTTACGTCAGCTTCAATTTACTGAAATCATGGTGGTGATTACCAAGGCTGATCGAGCAACAGATGAGCAAATTGAGGCATTAAAAACACAAATTCAGACGGCTTATCCATTCTTAGCTGAATCTCATTATTTTATTACATCGGCACAAACAGGCTTAGGAATTGATTCGTTACGCGATTATTTAGCCAATTTACCTGAATTAGCTGAAATAGATAAACCATTCCGTTACGCCATCGACCGAGTCTTTAGCGTGAAAGGGGCGGGGACAGTGGTAACAGGGACTGCATTTGCGGGAACGGTGGCCATTGATGATGAACTCTTCCTTTCTACGGGACAAAAGGTTCGCGTAAAAAATATTCATGCTCAGAATAAACCGAGCGAAAAAGGCTTGGCTGGTCAACGCTTAGCGCTCAATTTAAACGTTGATTTAGATCGTATTCCAATGCAGCGTGGTGATTGGTTGTTAGCCTCAGAACCGCTTGAGCCAACCGATCGTATTACCATTGAAATTACACCTGAAGTAAATTTGAAAGACAGTCAGCCTGTACACATTTATCATGCGGCAAGCCGTACGACAGGTAAGCTTACCTTGCTTGAAAGCAAAAATGCAATGAAAAATGACCGCACTTTGGCAGAAGTTATTTTAGAACAGCCATTATTTTTAGCTTTTGGGGATAAATTAATTTTACGTAGTGGTGATGCGAAAGCGTTAATTGGTGGTGCCAAGGTACTCGAAATTCATTCACCAAAACGTTATAAGCGCACAGAGGCTCGCTTAGCGTTCTTAGCTAAACTTAATCAGGTTCAAACCGCCACACAACGCATCGGATTGACCTTACAAAAAGAGGCGATTTCAGCTCAAGCTTTAATGTGGAGTGAGCAACTAACCGAAAATCAATTGGCTGAAGCATTGGCCGAGAACGGCGATATCCGTTTCCAAAATTGGTGTTTTAATCGCGATTATCAACGTGAAAAAACGCAGCAAATTTTGACCGCACTTGCTACCTATCATGAGCAACATAATGATCAGCTAGGTTTGAGTAAGGCCCGCTTATACCGTATTGCGACACTAAACCAACCGGAAAATCTGATTTATCATTTTATTGAAGAAATGCTTGATGAAGGCCAATTGCAGCAGACTCGTGGTTGGTTACATTTGCCTTCTCACAAAATCCAATTTTCAGCCGAAGAACAAAGCTTATGGCAAGCGGTGTTAGCTGAATTTGAGAAAGCGCATGGTCAAGCCATTTGGGTGCGTGATATGGCAACAGCCTTGGCGCAAGATGAAAGTGTGATGCGTAATTTTATGTATAAAGCGGGTAAATTGGGCTATCTTACGCCAATCGTAAAAGATCGTTTTTTCCTAACTGAAAGCATTTATGCTTATGCTCGGTTAATTAAGGAAATAGCAGGCGAAGAAGGTAAAGTTGCCGTAAATGAATTACGTGATAAACTGAACTTCGGTCGAAAACTGACAGTGCAATTAATGGAATATTTTGACCGTACCGGTTTTTTACGCCGCAAAGGCAATGATCACATTCTACGTGATAAAGATACATTTGATTTATAG
- the rpsG gene encoding 30S ribosomal protein S7, with amino-acid sequence MPRRRSVEPRKILPDPKFGSELLAKFINVLMVDGKKSVAETIVYGALDKLAERTGKEPLEAFEIALENVRPTVEVKSRRVGGSTYQVPVEVRPVRRNALGMRWIVEAARKRGDKSMALRLANELSDASDNKGAAVKKREDVHRMAEANKAFAHFRW; translated from the coding sequence ATGCCACGTCGTCGTAGTGTTGAACCACGCAAGATTCTTCCAGATCCGAAGTTCGGTTCAGAGTTACTTGCAAAATTTATTAATGTATTAATGGTAGACGGTAAAAAATCCGTTGCTGAAACCATCGTTTACGGTGCGTTAGACAAACTTGCAGAACGCACAGGTAAAGAACCTTTAGAAGCATTTGAAATTGCACTTGAAAACGTTCGCCCAACTGTTGAGGTTAAATCTCGTCGTGTTGGTGGTTCTACTTACCAAGTGCCAGTTGAAGTACGTCCAGTTCGTCGTAACGCATTAGGTATGCGTTGGATCGTTGAAGCTGCACGTAAACGCGGTGATAAATCAATGGCTTTACGTCTTGCAAATGAATTATCTGATGCATCAGATAACAAAGGCGCAGCTGTGAAAAAACGTGAAGACGTTCACCGTATGGCTGAAGCTAACAAAGCATTTGCTCACTTCCGTTGGTAA
- the rpsL gene encoding 30S ribosomal protein S12 has product MATINQLVRKPRVKKVVKSNVPALEACPQKRGVCTRVYTTTPKKPNSALRKVCRIRLTNGFEVTSYIGGEGHNLQEHSVVLIRGGRVKDLPGVRYHTVRGALDCAGVKDRKQGRSKYGVKRPKA; this is encoded by the coding sequence ATGGCAACTATCAACCAGCTAGTACGCAAACCGCGTGTGAAAAAGGTTGTAAAAAGTAACGTTCCTGCATTAGAGGCTTGCCCGCAGAAACGTGGTGTGTGCACTCGTGTATACACAACTACACCTAAAAAACCGAACTCAGCATTACGTAAAGTATGTCGTATTCGTTTAACTAATGGCTTTGAAGTAACTTCTTACATTGGCGGCGAAGGTCACAACCTTCAAGAGCACAGTGTTGTGCTTATCCGTGGTGGTCGTGTTAAAGACTTACCAGGTGTTCGTTACCACACTGTACGCGGCGCATTAGACTGTGCAGGCGTTAAAGATCGTAAACAAGGTCGTTCTAAATACGGCGTTAAACGTCCTAAAGCTTAA
- the selA gene encoding L-seryl-tRNA(Sec) selenium transferase, with the protein MTALFQQLPSVDKFLKTPEGEMLLTEFGHSAVVRELRQLLSEGREFIKQHQNLPHFFADHPSTLHYLQERLTQQNHVQIKSVHNLTGTVLHTNLGRALWAESAQQAALHAMKGNVALEYDLEEGKRSHRDNYISELLAQLTGAEAACIVNNNAAAVLLMLATFAKDKEVIISRGELIEIGGAFRIPDIMAQAGCKLVEVGTTNRTHLKDYRQAINENTAFLMKVHCSNYHISGFTASVSEQELVDLGREFDIPVITDLGSGALIDLSQYNLPNEPTVQEKVAQGVNLVSFSGDKLLGGTQAGIIVGKKEWIAQLQAHPLKRVLRCDKVILAGLEATLRLYLQPEKLTETLPTLHLLTQSMDVLQEKAEQLKACLANRLKDYHVEIEESFAQIGSGSQPMATIPSFAVTIAEKTEAKLTALLTVFKALEQPIIGRVEKGKIWLDLRSVADFKALLDTVEKL; encoded by the coding sequence ATGACCGCACTTTTTCAACAACTTCCTTCGGTAGATAAATTTTTAAAAACACCAGAAGGTGAAATGCTTTTAACTGAATTTGGTCATTCAGCCGTTGTACGTGAATTGCGCCAATTATTGTCTGAAGGACGCGAGTTTATCAAACAACACCAAAACTTACCGCACTTTTTTGCCGATCATCCGAGTACATTGCATTATTTACAAGAGCGATTAACTCAACAAAATCATGTGCAGATTAAATCAGTTCATAACTTAACGGGCACGGTATTACATACAAATTTAGGGCGAGCATTATGGGCTGAAAGTGCACAACAAGCGGCACTTCATGCGATGAAAGGTAACGTTGCGCTGGAATATGATTTGGAAGAAGGCAAACGCAGTCATCGAGATAATTATATTAGTGAACTACTTGCGCAACTCACAGGTGCAGAAGCTGCATGTATTGTGAATAATAATGCGGCAGCCGTGCTCTTGATGTTAGCCACCTTTGCAAAAGATAAAGAAGTGATTATTTCTCGTGGTGAGTTAATTGAAATCGGTGGCGCATTTCGCATCCCTGACATTATGGCTCAAGCCGGCTGTAAACTGGTTGAAGTCGGAACTACAAACCGCACACATTTGAAAGATTATCGTCAAGCAATTAATGAAAATACCGCCTTCTTAATGAAAGTACATTGCAGTAACTATCATATTAGTGGATTTACTGCTTCGGTTTCAGAACAAGAGTTGGTTGATCTTGGGCGAGAATTTGATATTCCTGTTATTACGGATCTGGGTAGTGGGGCATTGATTGATCTAAGCCAATATAATTTACCAAATGAGCCAACGGTACAAGAAAAAGTTGCACAAGGCGTAAACTTGGTGTCATTCTCGGGTGATAAATTATTGGGCGGAACACAAGCTGGCATTATTGTTGGTAAAAAAGAGTGGATTGCTCAGTTACAAGCTCATCCATTAAAGCGTGTATTACGTTGCGATAAAGTGATTTTAGCCGGACTTGAGGCAACATTGCGCCTTTATCTTCAGCCCGAAAAGCTTACTGAAACGTTGCCAACTTTGCATTTGCTTACCCAGTCAATGGATGTATTACAAGAAAAAGCGGAACAACTTAAAGCTTGTTTAGCAAATCGTTTAAAAGATTATCATGTAGAGATTGAAGAAAGTTTTGCTCAAATTGGGAGTGGTTCCCAACCAATGGCGACGATCCCTTCTTTTGCAGTGACGATTGCTGAAAAAACAGAAGCAAAATTGACCGCACTTTTAACAGTATTCAAAGCGTTAGAACAACCAATAATTGGTCGTGTTGAAAAAGGAAAGATTTGGTTAGATTTACGTAGCGTGGCTGACTTTAAAGCATTATTAGATACGGTGGAAAAATTATGA
- a CDS encoding RsiV family protein, producing MKKTFISALILTALFTVTGCEDKEAKAMIEQQTQTIAQLTAENTQLKAEKEKAEKVIPAIFAEKDVIFEKVEKIKYTPSQERWFERDEVEIDISLLGLKTNIDWLDELLWSELVKKEFGENASKTRDQVVSEYQINFNDVKASLEKEPELGFSRNSWMTFVGQKEKLATFAMGYYSYTGGAHGLEGNEYLTVDMTTHKVLTLSDIIDQKKLPEVKELLWSFYTNFGSTKDEDAFTKKTDFDVSENFYLAHDGIHFIYHEYEIASYAEGEQDLVIPWAWLQRENLLTSDFVKQKYYDLGYTAPVKG from the coding sequence ATGAAAAAGACATTCATTTCAGCCTTAATTTTAACTGCACTTTTTACTGTAACAGGTTGCGAAGATAAAGAAGCGAAAGCAATGATTGAGCAACAAACACAGACAATTGCGCAATTGACGGCAGAAAATACGCAATTAAAAGCTGAAAAAGAAAAGGCAGAAAAGGTTATTCCTGCTATTTTTGCGGAAAAAGACGTTATTTTTGAAAAAGTAGAAAAAATTAAATATACCCCATCGCAAGAACGTTGGTTTGAGCGTGATGAGGTAGAAATCGATATTAGTCTCTTAGGATTAAAAACGAATATAGATTGGTTAGATGAGCTGTTATGGTCAGAATTGGTTAAAAAGGAATTCGGAGAAAATGCATCTAAAACGCGAGACCAGGTGGTAAGTGAATACCAAATAAATTTTAATGATGTAAAAGCATCCTTAGAAAAAGAACCTGAGCTAGGTTTCTCTCGTAATTCTTGGATGACATTTGTTGGTCAAAAAGAAAAATTAGCGACTTTTGCTATGGGGTATTATAGCTATACTGGGGGGGCACATGGTCTTGAGGGGAACGAATATTTAACTGTAGATATGACTACACATAAAGTACTGACGCTTTCTGATATTATTGATCAGAAAAAGCTCCCTGAGGTTAAAGAATTATTGTGGAGTTTTTATACGAATTTTGGCTCTACTAAAGATGAGGATGCGTTTACGAAAAAAACAGATTTTGATGTTTCTGAGAATTTCTATCTTGCACACGATGGTATCCATTTCATTTATCACGAGTATGAAATTGCTTCGTATGCCGAGGGCGAGCAAGATTTAGTAATTCCATGGGCTTGGCTACAACGTGAAAATTTATTAACTTCAGATTTTGTAAAACAGAAGTATTATGATTTAGGATACACAGCACCAGTAAAAGGGTAA
- a CDS encoding chloride channel protein: MLRSFIFHLRYFYHKKLRQTHRISHKTLEFVCLLIGATFVALFSFGFAKLADIGLEFNAYWSAKYPLTVWIVLPLGLAFLTWFTAKYTPYVGGSGIPQVIASINLPYNGYKTKLVKFRQTIWKIPLTFFAMVIGASVGREGPSVQVGAAVMLAWGNFCRKYNFAFRGLSTNELIATGAAGGLAAAFNAPLAGVIFAIEELGRGVMLRWERRVLLGVLAAGFILVAIQGNSPYFPAYKGATAIPYLYLWLAICGVICGVLGGIFGRLLAKGLAGLSPLKWRDWIRKHPIYIALLLGLILAAIGTYSEGQTYGTGYDVVARALEGQLVSPEVGILKLFATVTTYWNGIAGGIFTPSLTTGAGIGTMLWEISNGMVDQRFLVILCMAAFLAGGTQSPVTASVVVMEMTGAQPVLIWLLISSIIASIISRQFSPKPFYHFAAGRFRQRMQEQQAEDLRRNEIQEK, encoded by the coding sequence ATGTTACGTTCATTTATTTTTCACTTACGTTATTTCTATCACAAAAAGCTTCGACAAACGCATCGTATCTCTCATAAAACACTCGAGTTTGTATGTTTACTGATTGGAGCGACGTTTGTTGCCCTCTTTTCCTTTGGATTTGCCAAGCTAGCCGATATTGGACTTGAATTTAATGCCTATTGGTCTGCTAAATACCCTCTCACCGTTTGGATCGTTTTACCGCTTGGTCTTGCTTTTCTCACCTGGTTTACCGCTAAATACACGCCTTATGTTGGCGGCAGCGGTATTCCACAAGTGATTGCCTCCATTAATCTTCCTTACAATGGCTATAAAACGAAACTGGTTAAATTTCGCCAAACCATTTGGAAAATTCCACTTACTTTCTTTGCAATGGTTATCGGTGCGTCTGTTGGCCGTGAAGGCCCTTCTGTTCAAGTGGGTGCTGCAGTCATGCTCGCTTGGGGAAATTTCTGTCGTAAATATAACTTTGCTTTCCGTGGCTTAAGTACGAATGAACTTATCGCAACGGGTGCTGCAGGCGGTCTTGCCGCCGCATTTAATGCGCCTTTAGCTGGGGTAATTTTTGCCATCGAAGAACTTGGTCGAGGCGTGATGTTACGCTGGGAGCGACGCGTATTGCTCGGTGTATTAGCGGCTGGTTTTATTTTAGTAGCGATTCAAGGCAATAGCCCTTACTTTCCTGCCTATAAAGGTGCAACAGCTATTCCCTATTTATATCTTTGGCTTGCTATTTGTGGCGTAATTTGTGGCGTACTGGGTGGTATATTTGGGCGACTCCTTGCAAAAGGATTAGCGGGACTCTCTCCACTCAAATGGCGTGATTGGATTCGCAAACACCCTATTTACATTGCTTTATTGCTCGGTTTAATACTTGCCGCGATAGGGACCTACAGCGAAGGGCAAACCTATGGAACAGGTTATGATGTTGTCGCAAGAGCATTAGAAGGACAACTCGTTTCGCCTGAAGTGGGGATACTAAAACTCTTCGCAACGGTTACGACTTATTGGAATGGCATTGCGGGTGGGATTTTTACCCCATCTCTCACCACCGGTGCTGGTATCGGCACTATGTTATGGGAAATCAGCAACGGCATGGTCGATCAACGTTTCTTGGTCATTTTATGTATGGCCGCCTTCTTAGCTGGCGGCACACAATCTCCTGTGACCGCCAGCGTAGTGGTGATGGAAATGACAGGGGCTCAACCTGTGCTGATTTGGCTCTTGATTTCCAGTATCATTGCCTCCATAATTTCGCGCCAATTTAGTCCGAAACCTTTTTACCACTTTGCGGCTGGACGTTTCCGTCAACGAATGCAGGAACAACAAGCAGAAGATCTTCGCCGTAACGAGATTCAAGAGAAATAA
- the fusA gene encoding elongation factor G codes for MARTTPIERYRNIGISAHIDAGKTTTTERILFYTGVSHKIGEVHDGAATMDWMEQEQERGITITSAATTAFWSGMSQQFPQHRINVIDTPGHVDFTVEVERSMRVLDGAVMVYCAVGGVQPQSETVWRQANKYQVPRIAFVNKMDRTGANFLRVVEQLKTRLGANAVPLQLPIGAEESFTGVVDLIKMKAINWNEADQGMTFTYEDIPADMQAACEEWRQNLVDAAAEATEELMEKYLGGEDLSEEEIKAGLRQRVLANEIILVTCGSAFKNKGVQAMLDAVVEYLPAPTDIPAIKGINPDETEGERHASDDEPFSSLAFKIATDPFVGNLTFFRVYSGVINSGDTVLNSVRQKRERFGRIVQMHANKREEIKEVRAGDIAAAIGLKDVTTGDTLCAIEAPIILERMEFPEPVISVAVEPKTKADQEKMGLALGRLAQEDPSFRVHTDEESGETIISGMGELHLDIIVDRMKREFKVEANIGKPQVSYRETIRTRVNDVEGKHAKQSGGRGQYGHVVIDLYPLDPEGPGYEFVNEIKGGVIPGEYIPAVDKGIQEQLKSGPLAGYPVVDLGVRLHFGSYHDVDSSELAFKLAASLAFKAAFAKANPVLLEPIMKVEVETPPEYVGDVIGDLSRRRAMVNGQEANEFVVKIDAEVPLSEMFGYATDLRSQTQGRASYSMEPLKYAEAPTSVAAAVIEARKK; via the coding sequence ATGGCTCGTACAACCCCTATTGAAAGATATCGTAATATCGGTATTAGTGCGCACATTGATGCTGGTAAAACTACTACCACTGAACGTATCTTATTCTACACTGGTGTAAGTCACAAAATTGGTGAAGTACACGATGGTGCAGCAACAATGGACTGGATGGAACAAGAACAAGAGCGTGGTATTACCATTACCTCTGCGGCAACTACCGCATTCTGGTCTGGTATGTCACAACAGTTCCCACAACACCGTATCAACGTTATCGATACCCCGGGACACGTAGACTTTACTGTTGAAGTAGAACGTTCTATGCGTGTTCTTGATGGTGCGGTAATGGTTTACTGTGCAGTTGGTGGTGTTCAACCTCAGTCTGAAACTGTATGGCGTCAAGCTAACAAATATCAAGTTCCACGTATTGCGTTCGTAAACAAAATGGACCGTACTGGTGCTAACTTCTTACGTGTTGTTGAACAACTTAAAACTCGTTTAGGTGCGAATGCTGTTCCTCTTCAACTTCCAATCGGTGCAGAAGAAAGTTTCACTGGTGTTGTTGATTTGATCAAAATGAAAGCGATCAACTGGAACGAAGCTGACCAAGGTATGACCTTCACTTATGAAGATATTCCGGCAGATATGCAAGCAGCGTGTGAAGAATGGCGTCAAAACCTTGTTGATGCAGCAGCTGAAGCAACTGAAGAATTAATGGAAAAATATCTTGGTGGTGAAGACTTAAGCGAAGAAGAAATCAAAGCAGGTCTTCGTCAACGCGTATTAGCAAACGAAATCATCTTGGTAACTTGTGGTTCTGCATTCAAAAACAAAGGTGTTCAAGCGATGCTTGATGCAGTTGTTGAATACTTACCAGCACCAACTGATATTCCAGCAATCAAAGGTATCAACCCAGATGAAACTGAAGGTGAACGTCACGCAAGCGATGATGAGCCGTTCTCTTCATTAGCATTCAAAATTGCAACTGACCCATTCGTAGGTAACTTAACCTTCTTCCGTGTGTACTCAGGTGTAATTAACTCTGGTGATACAGTATTAAACTCTGTACGTCAAAAACGTGAACGTTTTGGTCGTATCGTACAGATGCACGCTAATAAACGTGAAGAAATCAAAGAAGTTCGTGCGGGCGATATCGCTGCAGCAATCGGTTTAAAAGATGTAACTACGGGTGATACATTATGTGCAATCGAAGCACCAATCATCCTTGAACGTATGGAATTCCCAGAGCCAGTAATCTCTGTAGCAGTAGAACCTAAAACTAAAGCTGACCAAGAAAAAATGGGTCTTGCGTTAGGTCGTCTAGCTCAAGAAGACCCTTCATTCCGTGTTCACACTGATGAAGAATCTGGTGAAACCATTATTTCTGGTATGGGTGAGTTACACTTAGACATCATCGTTGACCGTATGAAACGTGAGTTCAAAGTGGAAGCTAATATCGGTAAACCACAAGTATCTTACCGTGAAACTATCCGTACTCGTGTTAACGATGTGGAAGGTAAACACGCAAAACAATCTGGTGGTCGCGGTCAATATGGTCATGTTGTTATTGACTTATACCCATTAGATCCAGAAGGTCCTGGTTACGAATTTGTAAACGAAATCAAAGGTGGTGTAATCCCTGGTGAATACATTCCTGCAGTTGATAAAGGTATCCAAGAACAGCTTAAATCTGGTCCATTAGCGGGTTACCCAGTAGTAGATCTTGGTGTACGTTTACACTTCGGTTCATACCATGATGTTGACTCATCAGAATTAGCGTTTAAATTAGCGGCTTCTTTAGCATTTAAAGCAGCGTTCGCTAAAGCAAACCCAGTTCTACTTGAGCCAATCATGAAAGTTGAAGTAGAAACTCCACCTGAGTATGTGGGTGATGTAATCGGTGACTTAAGCCGTCGTCGTGCTATGGTTAACGGTCAAGAAGCGAACGAATTCGTTGTTAAAATCGATGCAGAAGTTCCACTTTCTGAAATGTTCGGTTATGCAACAGACTTACGTTCACAAACTCAAGGTCGTGCATCATACTCAATGGAACCGTTAAAATATGCTGAAGCGCCAACAAGTGTTGCTGCTGCAGTAATTGAAGCGCGTAAAAAATAA
- the tusA gene encoding sulfurtransferase TusA codes for MTEITVNKTLDTVGLRCPEPVMLVRKNIRHMNEGEVLLILADDPATTRDIPSFCQFMEHTLLASETQDTPFKYWVKKGQ; via the coding sequence ATGACTGAAATTACTGTCAATAAAACCCTTGATACCGTTGGTTTACGTTGTCCAGAACCTGTAATGCTCGTGAGAAAAAACATTCGCCACATGAATGAAGGTGAAGTATTGCTTATTTTAGCGGACGATCCTGCCACGACTCGCGATATTCCTAGCTTCTGCCAATTTATGGAACATACGCTTTTAGCGAGTGAAACCCAAGACACCCCTTTTAAATACTGGGTGAAAAAAGGCCAATAA
- the tuf gene encoding elongation factor Tu — protein MSKEKFERTKPHVNVGTIGHVDHGKTTLTAAITTVLAKHYGGAARAFDQIDNAPEEKARGITINTSHVEYDTPTRHYAHVDCPGHADYVKNMITGAAQMDGAILVVAATDGPMPQTREHILLGRQVGVPYIIVFLNKCDMVDDEELLELVEMEVRELLSQYDFPGDDTPIVRGSALQALNGVAEWEEKILELANHLDTYIPEPERAIDQPFLLPIEDVFSISGRGTVVTGRVERGIIRTGDEVEIVGIKPTAKTTVTGVEMFRKLLDEGRAGENIGALLRGTKREEIERGQVLAKPGSITPHTDFESEVYVLSKDEGGRHTPFFKGYRPQFYFRTTDVTGTIELPEGVEMVMPGDNIKMTVSLIHPIAMDQGLRFAIREGGRTVGAGVVAKIIK, from the coding sequence ATGTCTAAAGAAAAATTTGAACGTACAAAACCGCACGTAAACGTGGGTACAATCGGCCACGTTGACCACGGTAAAACAACTTTAACAGCAGCAATCACAACCGTATTAGCAAAACACTACGGTGGTGCAGCTCGTGCATTCGACCAAATCGATAATGCGCCAGAAGAAAAAGCGCGTGGTATCACCATCAATACCTCACACGTTGAATACGATACTCCAACTCGTCACTATGCACACGTTGACTGCCCAGGACACGCGGACTATGTTAAAAACATGATTACCGGTGCGGCACAAATGGATGGTGCAATCTTAGTAGTAGCAGCGACAGATGGTCCTATGCCACAAACTCGTGAGCACATCTTATTAGGTCGCCAAGTAGGTGTACCTTACATCATCGTATTCTTAAACAAATGCGACATGGTAGATGACGAAGAGTTATTAGAATTAGTAGAAATGGAAGTTCGTGAACTTCTTTCTCAATATGATTTCCCAGGTGATGATACACCAATCGTACGTGGTTCTGCATTACAAGCATTAAACGGCGTTGCAGAATGGGAAGAAAAAATCCTTGAGTTAGCAAACCACTTAGATACTTACATTCCTGAACCAGAGCGTGCAATTGACCAGCCGTTCCTTCTTCCAATCGAAGACGTGTTCTCAATTTCAGGTCGTGGTACAGTAGTAACAGGTCGTGTTGAGCGTGGTATCATCCGCACTGGTGATGAAGTTGAAATCGTAGGTATCAAACCAACAGCGAAAACAACTGTAACTGGTGTTGAAATGTTCCGTAAATTACTTGACGAAGGTCGTGCAGGTGAGAACATTGGTGCATTATTACGTGGTACCAAACGTGAAGAAATCGAACGTGGTCAAGTATTAGCGAAACCAGGTTCAATCACTCCACACACAGACTTCGAATCAGAAGTTTACGTATTATCAAAAGATGAAGGTGGTCGTCACACTCCATTCTTCAAAGGTTACCGTCCACAATTCTATTTCCGTACAACTGACGTAACTGGTACAATTGAATTACCAGAAGGCGTGGAAATGGTAATGCCTGGTGATAACATCAAAATGACAGTAAGCTTAATCCACCCAATCGCGATGGACCAAGGTTTACGTTTCGCAATCCGTGAAGGTGGCCGTACAGTAGGTGCTGGCGTTGTTGCGAAAATCATCAAATAA